A window of the Candidatus Effluviviaceae Genus V sp. genome harbors these coding sequences:
- a CDS encoding tetratricopeptide repeat protein yields the protein MARPCGDAPAKRGMRGPAGVAAAVFLLAWVARFIYVLHLRSSPLADVPMLDELYHVEWARTLAAGNWIGSSVFFRAPLYPYLLGLVFRLFDGSLHAARIVQITYGSLTPVVVYFIARRLRRNAWALGAGVVAALYPFFFYFDNELLIVSLIVLLDVLAILLLLRADEHPTWGRWAVAGLVLGLSAIARPNILVFAPFVLLWTWWSERRRVRDGTAPDCEGSLTSPLVCSPPWRAAVVRFAVLAGVVLAVVSPVTIRNYVLEDDLVLIASQGGVNFYIGNNPRSDGIAAVLPELGEAWEYEDAVRLAERDVGRELKPSEASAWWYARGREFLRERPGQAARLYLKKLVLFWDRFELANNKDIYYFGAHSPLFRSLSWLSFGLVAPFGILGMAALFRRRTAALLGLFVLSYMGGVLLFFVNARYRLPIVPALIVLAVAGAAWLVERIREGDLRRVVPALLALAALFVVVNVDFYGTHVGDRAQTHNTIGLAHAERGRYAEAVEAYRRSLELSPGYAGAMNNMGLALEEMGREVEAAQAYRSAAATDTTLATAPNNLGVLLWRRGELEAAIRAFEEAIARDPALPEARVNLGSVLLGTGRLQAARSQLESAVGLNPSFAEAWNLLGVVNEQLDRPAPAIESYARAVSLAPGFTEARNNLGIVLARTGQYREALRELEIGLRYDPGDERLLANIELVRRLMRGER from the coding sequence GTGGCGAGACCGTGCGGGGATGCCCCGGCGAAGCGCGGGATGAGGGGGCCGGCGGGCGTGGCCGCGGCCGTCTTCCTGCTCGCGTGGGTCGCGAGGTTCATCTACGTGCTGCATCTCCGGTCGAGCCCGCTCGCGGACGTGCCGATGCTCGATGAGCTCTATCATGTGGAGTGGGCTCGGACGCTTGCGGCCGGAAACTGGATCGGGAGCTCCGTCTTCTTCCGGGCCCCGCTCTATCCCTATCTTCTCGGACTCGTCTTCAGGCTCTTCGACGGTAGTCTGCACGCCGCGCGCATCGTACAGATCACGTACGGGAGCCTGACGCCCGTCGTCGTCTATTTCATCGCTCGACGGCTGAGGCGGAATGCGTGGGCGCTCGGCGCCGGCGTCGTGGCCGCGCTCTACCCGTTCTTCTTCTACTTCGACAACGAGCTGCTGATCGTCTCGCTCATCGTTCTCCTCGATGTGCTCGCCATCCTCCTCCTGCTCCGCGCGGATGAACATCCGACCTGGGGACGGTGGGCGGTGGCCGGACTCGTCCTTGGACTCTCTGCCATCGCGAGACCGAACATCCTCGTGTTCGCGCCGTTCGTTCTGCTCTGGACATGGTGGAGTGAGAGACGCCGGGTTCGCGACGGAACGGCGCCGGACTGCGAGGGCTCGCTGACGTCTCCGCTCGTCTGCTCTCCTCCGTGGCGCGCGGCCGTCGTCCGGTTCGCGGTCCTCGCGGGCGTCGTCCTCGCCGTTGTCTCCCCGGTGACGATCAGGAACTACGTGCTCGAGGACGACCTCGTTCTGATCGCATCACAGGGCGGCGTCAACTTCTACATCGGGAACAACCCCCGCTCGGACGGCATCGCGGCCGTCCTCCCGGAGCTGGGAGAGGCGTGGGAGTACGAGGACGCGGTCCGGCTGGCGGAGCGGGACGTCGGACGTGAACTCAAGCCAAGCGAGGCCTCGGCCTGGTGGTACGCGCGGGGGCGCGAGTTCCTGCGGGAGCGACCGGGACAGGCGGCCCGGCTGTATCTCAAGAAGCTGGTGCTCTTCTGGGACAGGTTCGAACTCGCGAACAACAAGGACATCTACTATTTCGGAGCGCATTCCCCGCTTTTCCGATCGCTCTCGTGGCTCAGCTTCGGCCTCGTCGCCCCGTTCGGGATCCTGGGCATGGCCGCGCTCTTCCGCCGCCGGACGGCGGCGCTCCTCGGCCTCTTCGTCCTGTCCTACATGGGCGGCGTGCTCCTCTTCTTCGTGAACGCCCGGTACCGATTGCCGATCGTCCCCGCGCTCATCGTGCTGGCCGTCGCGGGCGCCGCGTGGCTCGTCGAACGCATCAGAGAAGGCGACCTGCGCCGCGTCGTCCCCGCCCTCCTCGCTCTGGCGGCGCTGTTCGTCGTCGTCAACGTGGACTTCTACGGGACGCACGTCGGCGACAGAGCGCAGACGCACAACACCATCGGACTCGCCCACGCCGAGAGGGGTCGGTACGCCGAGGCGGTCGAGGCCTACCGTCGCTCCCTCGAGCTATCGCCGGGGTATGCCGGGGCGATGAACAATATGGGATTGGCGCTCGAGGAAATGGGGAGAGAGGTGGAGGCCGCTCAAGCCTACCGGAGTGCGGCCGCGACCGACACGACGCTCGCGACCGCACCGAACAATCTCGGCGTTCTGCTCTGGCGGCGCGGCGAGCTCGAGGCGGCAATCCGTGCCTTCGAGGAGGCGATCGCGAGGGATCCGGCGCTTCCGGAGGCGAGGGTCAACCTGGGCTCGGTTCTCCTCGGGACCGGGAGGCTCCAGGCGGCGAGGAGTCAGCTCGAGTCGGCCGTCGGGCTCAATCCGTCGTTCGCGGAGGCCTGGAATCTGCTGGGAGTCGTCAACGAGCAACTCGATCGTCCTGCTCCAGCGATCGAGTCCTACGCGAGGGCCGTGTCGCTCGCGCCCGGCTTCACGGAGGCCAGGAACAACCTCGGGATCGTCCTCGCCAGAACCGGGCAGTACCGGGAGGCTCTGAGGGAGCTCGAGATCGGGCTCAGGTACGACCCGGGCGACGAGAGGCTCCTGGCGAACATCGAGCTCGTGCGTCGCCTCATGCGCGGCGAGCGGTAG